A single genomic interval of Halalkalicoccus subterraneus harbors:
- a CDS encoding thiolase domain-containing protein has translation MTGVRIAGTGHTHFGQFPERTGRDLFAEASGEAIEQSGIDRDSIEALFYGNFMGELAEDQGHQGPLMAEMAGIRAPATRFESACASSGVAVREAVKDVRNGEADAILVGGAERMTNLGTAGATKALSIAADELFEIRAGMNFPGAYALMAQAYFDEYGGDREDLAHIAVKNHENALENEHAQYQRAITVEDVLEAPPVAEPLGLYDACPITDGASAMVLVSDEYAEREGIDAPVSITGTGQGSDRIALADREYLVRTPAATAAAEEAYADAGIGPEEVEVAEVHDCFTIAEVLAVESLGFFEHGEGIGAARAGETTREGRIPINLSGGLKAKGHPVGATGTSQIIELSRLLAGEHVNSDAVPDARIGLAHNAGGTVASTTVHVLEVAP, from the coding sequence ATGACAGGTGTACGAATCGCTGGCACGGGACACACCCACTTCGGGCAGTTCCCCGAGCGCACGGGGCGGGACCTCTTCGCGGAGGCCAGCGGCGAGGCCATCGAGCAGTCGGGTATCGACCGCGACTCGATCGAGGCGCTCTTCTACGGGAACTTCATGGGCGAACTGGCGGAGGACCAGGGCCATCAGGGCCCGCTAATGGCCGAGATGGCGGGGATCCGAGCGCCCGCAACGCGCTTCGAGAGCGCGTGTGCCTCGAGCGGCGTCGCGGTGCGCGAGGCCGTCAAGGACGTCCGTAACGGCGAGGCGGACGCCATCCTCGTCGGCGGGGCAGAACGCATGACCAACCTCGGGACCGCGGGCGCGACCAAGGCGCTGTCGATCGCCGCCGACGAACTGTTCGAGATCCGTGCGGGAATGAACTTCCCCGGCGCGTACGCGTTGATGGCCCAGGCCTACTTCGACGAGTACGGCGGCGACCGGGAGGACCTGGCCCACATCGCGGTGAAGAACCACGAGAACGCCCTCGAGAACGAACACGCCCAGTACCAGCGTGCGATCACCGTCGAGGACGTTCTGGAGGCTCCACCCGTCGCTGAACCGCTCGGGCTCTACGACGCCTGCCCGATCACCGACGGCGCGAGCGCGATGGTGCTCGTCAGCGACGAGTACGCCGAACGCGAGGGGATCGACGCGCCCGTTTCGATCACGGGAACGGGCCAGGGCAGCGATCGGATAGCGCTCGCGGACCGCGAGTACCTCGTGCGCACGCCCGCGGCCACCGCGGCCGCCGAGGAGGCGTATGCGGATGCCGGAATCGGCCCCGAGGAGGTCGAAGTCGCGGAGGTCCACGACTGCTTCACGATCGCCGAGGTGCTCGCGGTCGAGTCGCTCGGCTTCTTCGAACACGGAGAGGGGATCGGGGCGGCCCGCGCGGGCGAGACGACGAGAGAGGGGCGGATCCCGATCAACCTCTCCGGGGGCTTGAAGGCGAAGGGCCATCCCGTGGGGGCGACCGGGACGAGCCAGATCATCGAGCTCTCGAGGCTGCTGGCGGGTGAGCACGTCAACAGCGACGCCGTTCCCGACGCCCGCATCGGCCTCGCGCATAACGCCGGCGGCACCGTCGCGAGTACGACGGTTCACGTCTTGGAGGTCGCGCCATGA
- a CDS encoding DUF7111 family protein, which produces MTETDTDEITVDYRETDTERVLEFEREGRVIEIAQNREGYAMLMVREGGDELERYYGFDMALDHAAERLGVRPAALPVPDPASDMGL; this is translated from the coding sequence ATGACCGAGACGGACACTGACGAAATCACCGTCGACTACCGCGAGACCGACACCGAGCGCGTCCTCGAGTTCGAGCGCGAGGGGCGAGTCATCGAGATCGCACAGAACCGCGAGGGCTACGCCATGCTGATGGTACGCGAGGGCGGCGACGAACTGGAGCGCTACTACGGCTTCGACATGGCGCTGGATCACGCCGCCGAACGGCTCGGGGTGCGACCTGCTGCCCTCCCGGTGCCCGATCCGGCGTCGGACATGGGACTGTGA
- a CDS encoding alpha/beta fold hydrolase codes for MKLRRLVGAGAAAVGLAATGNRTLASRAGSLSSALPGRQHTYRWRGMDVSYTESGEPTDPDLLLVHGINAAASSHEFAAVVEDLAEEFHVIAPDLPGFGNSERPPLSYSGELYSAFLADFARDTVEDATCIASSLSGAYAVEAAADIDFERLVLVCPTARTMPTKRPRLRSLLRAPVVGTGLYNLIASKPSIRYFNADHGYYDMANLTDETLDYEWVSAHQPGARYAPASFISGFLDRPIDLGKELSDLDVPTTLVWGREADITPLRQGRTLAETADAKLVVIDRARLLPHVEHPREFVGVIREELRGSEDQ; via the coding sequence ATGAAGCTACGACGCCTCGTCGGCGCCGGCGCGGCCGCCGTCGGCCTCGCCGCAACCGGTAACCGAACGCTCGCCAGTCGTGCCGGATCGCTCTCGTCGGCCCTCCCCGGCCGCCAGCACACCTACCGCTGGCGCGGCATGGACGTCTCGTACACCGAATCCGGCGAGCCGACCGACCCGGACCTCCTGCTCGTCCACGGGATTAACGCCGCCGCCTCCAGCCACGAGTTCGCGGCGGTCGTCGAGGACCTCGCCGAGGAGTTTCACGTCATCGCCCCGGACCTGCCGGGCTTCGGGAACTCCGAGCGCCCGCCGCTTTCGTACTCGGGGGAGCTCTACTCCGCGTTTCTTGCCGACTTCGCGCGCGATACCGTCGAGGACGCCACCTGCATCGCCTCCTCGCTGTCGGGCGCGTACGCCGTCGAGGCCGCCGCCGATATCGATTTCGAGCGGCTCGTTCTCGTCTGCCCGACCGCACGGACGATGCCGACCAAGCGCCCGCGCCTGCGCTCGCTGCTCCGAGCCCCCGTCGTCGGTACTGGTTTGTACAACCTGATCGCGAGCAAGCCCTCGATCCGGTACTTCAACGCGGACCACGGCTACTACGACATGGCGAACCTCACCGACGAGACCCTCGACTACGAGTGGGTGAGTGCCCACCAGCCCGGCGCGCGCTACGCGCCCGCCTCGTTCATCAGCGGCTTTCTCGACCGACCGATCGATCTCGGGAAGGAACTCTCGGACCTCGACGTGCCGACGACGCTCGTCTGGGGCCGGGAAGCGGACATCACGCCGCTCAGGCAGGGCCGCACCCTCGCGGAGACGGCCGACGCGAAGCTCGTCGTGATCGACCGCGCCCGCCTGCTGCCCCACGTCGAACACCCTCGCGAGTTCGTCGGCGTGATCCGAGAGGAGCTACGCGGGTCGGAAGACCAGTAA
- the meaB gene encoding methylmalonyl Co-A mutase-associated GTPase MeaB: MSSPDADLVENLLDGQYRALARAITRIENRSPGYRDLVAALHEHTGDAEVIGITGSPGAGKSTLVDKLAKSYRDEGLTVGVIAVDPSSPYTGGAVLGDRIRMASTTGDMDTFVRSMSARGQLGGLSTATGDAITAFDAFGIDRVIVETVGAGQNEVDIVRTADTVAVLVQPESGDDIQMLKAGILEIGDVFVVNKADMAGADRTVKQLSEMLEGRDNGEWTPEIVETVATSGEGLSDLLDAFSAHREFLETSGALEEKARTRYAEEVRTLLREDAGRLLEGEIERRGGIEELVDRIVARETDPYTVADGIIEPLAECLAREEAEPSPR; encoded by the coding sequence ATGAGCAGCCCCGACGCCGATCTCGTCGAGAACCTCCTCGACGGGCAGTACCGCGCGCTCGCGCGGGCGATCACGCGGATCGAGAACCGCTCGCCGGGCTACCGCGACCTGGTGGCCGCGCTCCACGAACACACCGGCGACGCCGAGGTCATCGGAATCACGGGGAGTCCGGGCGCGGGAAAGTCGACGCTCGTGGACAAACTCGCCAAATCCTACCGTGATGAGGGCCTTACAGTAGGAGTGATCGCGGTCGACCCCTCCTCGCCGTACACCGGTGGCGCAGTGCTTGGCGACCGGATCCGGATGGCCTCCACTACGGGGGACATGGACACGTTCGTCCGGTCGATGAGCGCTCGCGGCCAGTTAGGGGGACTCTCGACGGCGACCGGCGACGCGATCACGGCCTTCGACGCCTTCGGGATCGACCGGGTCATCGTCGAGACGGTCGGGGCGGGCCAGAACGAGGTCGATATCGTGCGCACGGCAGACACGGTCGCCGTCCTCGTCCAGCCCGAGAGCGGCGACGACATCCAGATGCTCAAGGCCGGCATTTTGGAGATCGGCGACGTGTTCGTCGTGAACAAGGCCGACATGGCCGGCGCCGATCGAACCGTGAAACAGCTCTCGGAGATGCTCGAAGGCCGCGACAACGGCGAGTGGACCCCCGAGATCGTCGAGACCGTGGCCACGAGCGGCGAGGGACTTTCCGACCTGCTCGATGCGTTTTCGGCCCATCGCGAGTTCCTTGAGACCTCCGGCGCGCTCGAAGAGAAAGCGCGCACCCGCTACGCCGAAGAGGTCCGCACCCTGCTTCGCGAGGACGCCGGCCGACTGCTTGAGGGAGAGATCGAGCGCCGCGGCGGGATCGAGGAGTTGGTCGATCGGATCGTCGCCCGCGAAACCGATCCCTACACGGTCGCCGACGGAATCATCGAGCCACTGGCGGAGTGTCTCGCACGCGAGGAGGCGGAACCATCGCCGCGATAG
- a CDS encoding arsenic resistance protein gives MDLLEKYQTVLVILAVLGGLAAGQVPGVSSVAESLILVFLMMMLFGAFARVPLSRLTDAFRNRRVVGTSLAINFVWNPIFAVLLGALFLRDQPALWVGLLMLMVTPCTDWYLVFTDIAGGDVSLATSLLPYNLVLQLLLLPVYLYVFAGTLVSLPLDLLVESVLLVLVVPLAAATLARRGAIRTRGEEWFDRTVASRLAPVQIVFLCLAIAAMFASQGGIVLEEPGVLALIAVPVLVFYAVNFLLGLGIGRVLEFSYEEVACLDCTILSRNSPTALAIAVVAFPHEPLIPLALVIGPLLELPLLSVVSRLLLAIRDRGLWPGSGRPTNTD, from the coding sequence GTGGACCTCCTCGAGAAGTACCAGACGGTCCTCGTGATCCTGGCCGTCCTCGGCGGGCTCGCCGCCGGGCAGGTTCCGGGCGTGTCGTCGGTGGCGGAGTCGCTGATCCTCGTCTTCTTGATGATGATGCTCTTCGGTGCGTTCGCACGGGTTCCGTTGTCGAGGCTTACGGACGCGTTTCGCAACCGGCGGGTCGTCGGCACGAGCCTCGCGATCAACTTCGTCTGGAACCCGATCTTCGCCGTGCTCCTCGGTGCGCTCTTCCTCCGGGACCAGCCGGCGCTGTGGGTCGGGCTGCTCATGCTCATGGTGACGCCGTGTACCGACTGGTACCTCGTCTTTACCGACATCGCTGGCGGGGACGTGTCGCTCGCGACCTCGCTGCTTCCCTACAACCTCGTCCTCCAGCTCCTGCTTCTGCCCGTCTACCTCTACGTCTTCGCGGGCACCCTCGTCTCGCTCCCGCTCGACCTCCTCGTCGAAAGCGTCCTGCTCGTGCTCGTCGTGCCGCTGGCCGCCGCGACGCTCGCTCGGCGCGGCGCGATCCGAACTCGCGGGGAGGAGTGGTTCGACCGGACCGTGGCCTCGCGGCTGGCCCCGGTCCAGATCGTCTTCCTCTGTCTCGCGATCGCCGCCATGTTCGCCTCACAGGGAGGGATCGTCCTCGAAGAGCCGGGCGTGCTCGCGCTGATCGCCGTCCCCGTGTTGGTCTTCTATGCAGTCAACTTCCTGCTCGGGCTGGGGATCGGCCGCGTCCTCGAGTTCTCCTATGAGGAGGTCGCATGTCTCGACTGTACGATCCTCTCGCGCAACTCCCCGACGGCGCTCGCCATCGCGGTGGTCGCCTTTCCCCACGAGCCGCTGATCCCGCTCGCGCTCGTCATCGGCCCGCTGCTCGAACTCCCCCTGTTGAGCGTCGTCTCACGGCTCCTGCTCGCGATCCGTGACCGGGGCCTGTGGCCGGGGTCGGGACGGCCGACGAACACGGACTGA
- a CDS encoding cobalamin B12-binding domain-containing protein, translating into MSVEEDQRAIRCLVAKVGLDGHDRGAHVISRAFRDAGFEVIYSGLHNAPDEIVQAAVQEDVDVLGISILSGAHNTLVPKIVAGLEEYGAFEDTLIILGGVIPDKDKEPLQEAGVDAIFGPGTPMSETIEFVRENAPER; encoded by the coding sequence ATGAGCGTCGAGGAGGACCAGCGGGCGATCCGGTGTCTGGTCGCGAAGGTCGGCCTCGACGGCCACGATCGTGGTGCTCACGTCATCTCGCGGGCGTTCCGCGACGCCGGCTTCGAGGTCATCTACTCGGGGCTGCACAACGCGCCCGACGAGATCGTCCAGGCGGCGGTCCAGGAGGACGTTGACGTGCTCGGGATCTCGATCCTCTCGGGGGCTCACAACACGCTGGTCCCGAAGATCGTCGCCGGACTCGAGGAGTACGGCGCGTTCGAGGACACGCTGATCATCCTCGGCGGCGTGATCCCCGACAAAGACAAAGAGCCGCTTCAGGAGGCGGGCGTCGACGCCATCTTCGGACCGGGGACGCCCATGAGCGAAACCATCGAGTTCGTTCGCGAGAACGCCCCCGAGCGATGA
- a CDS encoding Zn-ribbon domain-containing OB-fold protein: protein MSEQRDEGYDEWIAAIDRGEGYALECPNGHGSLPPRRLCPECGDPDLEEQPLPDSGTLDTYTRIHVATPEFVDDAPYTVAIVDFGITRLTGQLRGVEEPEAGIRVDVGVEERETEDEPLLVFRPA from the coding sequence ATGAGCGAACAACGCGACGAGGGCTACGACGAGTGGATCGCGGCGATCGACCGGGGCGAGGGCTACGCGCTCGAATGCCCGAACGGACACGGATCGCTGCCGCCGCGCAGGCTCTGTCCGGAATGCGGTGATCCCGACCTCGAAGAACAGCCGCTACCCGACAGCGGGACGCTCGATACCTATACCCGAATTCATGTCGCGACCCCCGAGTTCGTCGATGACGCCCCCTACACCGTCGCGATCGTCGACTTCGGAATCACCCGTCTGACCGGCCAGCTTCGCGGGGTTGAGGAACCCGAGGCCGGGATACGCGTGGACGTCGGGGTCGAGGAGCGAGAAACCGAGGACGAACCGTTACTGGTCTTCCGACCCGCGTAG
- a CDS encoding acyl-CoA dehydrogenase, with protein sequence MDFSLSAEQKQIHGMVAEFVDEEIKPRASEIDETDEFPQDLVREMGELGLMGMPFPEEYGGAGLDYHSYAIGLAEIARGSGGLGTVVAAHVSLAGNMLYEFGNEDQKGTYLTPLAEGREIGAFALSEAGAGSDVPAMETTARKDGEEYVIDGGKLWISNGSVADTVTLFAKTDPEAGNKGISSFIVRPEEDEGFDVEGTEHKLGDKGCPTAELRFDGMRLPETRRIGEEGEGFVQALKTLNGGRITIAARGVGLAQAALDDAREYANEREQFGQSIGEFQTIKHKLADMDTKLSAARLLMHRAADKKIRGEDYIKEAAQAKLYSSEISREVANEAIQIHGGYGYTTDFDVERYYRDAKLNEIYEGTSEILRNTIGDKVLD encoded by the coding sequence ATGGATTTCAGTCTCTCCGCCGAACAGAAACAGATCCACGGAATGGTCGCAGAGTTCGTCGACGAGGAGATCAAACCGCGCGCGAGCGAGATCGACGAGACCGACGAGTTCCCCCAAGATCTTGTCCGTGAGATGGGCGAGTTGGGGCTGATGGGGATGCCGTTTCCCGAGGAGTACGGCGGTGCGGGCCTCGATTATCACTCGTATGCGATCGGCCTCGCGGAGATCGCCCGGGGGTCGGGCGGGCTCGGCACCGTCGTCGCCGCCCACGTCTCGCTCGCGGGCAACATGCTCTACGAGTTCGGCAACGAGGACCAGAAGGGGACGTACCTGACGCCGCTCGCGGAGGGACGGGAGATAGGCGCGTTCGCGCTCTCGGAGGCCGGCGCGGGAAGCGACGTGCCCGCAATGGAGACGACTGCTCGAAAGGACGGCGAGGAGTACGTCATCGACGGCGGGAAGCTCTGGATCTCCAACGGGTCGGTCGCCGACACCGTCACCCTCTTCGCGAAGACCGACCCCGAGGCCGGCAACAAGGGGATCTCCTCGTTCATCGTCCGGCCCGAGGAGGACGAGGGCTTTGACGTCGAGGGCACGGAGCACAAACTCGGCGACAAGGGCTGTCCGACCGCGGAGCTCCGATTCGACGGGATGCGGCTCCCCGAGACCCGACGGATCGGCGAGGAGGGCGAGGGGTTCGTGCAGGCCCTAAAGACCTTGAACGGCGGGCGGATCACCATCGCGGCCCGCGGGGTCGGTCTCGCACAGGCCGCGCTGGACGACGCCCGCGAGTACGCGAACGAGCGCGAGCAGTTCGGCCAATCCATCGGCGAGTTCCAGACGATCAAACACAAGCTCGCGGACATGGACACCAAGCTCAGCGCCGCGCGCCTGCTCATGCACCGGGCGGCCGATAAGAAGATCCGCGGCGAGGACTACATCAAGGAGGCCGCACAGGCGAAGCTCTATTCGAGCGAGATAAGCAGAGAGGTCGCAAACGAGGCGATCCAGATCCACGGCGGGTACGGCTACACCACGGATTTCGACGTCGAGCGCTACTACCGGGACGCCAAACTCAACGAGATCTACGAGGGCACAAGCGAGATCCTCCGGAACACGATCGGCGACAAGGTGTTAGACTGA